A section of the Cryobacterium soli genome encodes:
- a CDS encoding methyltransferase domain-containing protein has translation MLGCDAGHRFDVNRRGYASLLSGSTKLIGDSAAMLDARDAFLEKGWYTELRDALSRLVGAGRPRRVVDIGCGTGYYLRGVLSALEQAGTADGSSAEAELRALAVDLSPVAVARTLRTATIRAEPAGSDSVAADTAGLVADVWSPLPIRDAAADVIINVFAPRNATEFHRILSPDGLLAVVVPHPTHLQELRAAGLALDVHANKVDGLIDSLSGGFRLESADDISRVLSLSPTDVGALIGMGPSSHHSGSPASVAAPAPTDVTVAFSLLGFRRTGA, from the coding sequence GTGCTCGGCTGCGATGCAGGGCACCGTTTCGACGTCAATCGTCGCGGCTACGCTTCTCTGCTCAGCGGCTCAACCAAACTCATCGGCGACTCAGCGGCCATGCTGGACGCCAGGGACGCCTTCCTGGAGAAGGGCTGGTACACGGAGCTCCGTGACGCCCTGAGCAGGCTTGTCGGTGCCGGGCGCCCCCGGCGGGTGGTCGACATCGGCTGCGGCACCGGGTACTACCTGCGCGGTGTCCTGTCAGCGCTCGAACAGGCGGGAACTGCTGATGGATCGTCAGCGGAAGCGGAACTCCGCGCGCTGGCCGTCGACCTGTCCCCCGTGGCCGTAGCGCGTACGCTGCGCACAGCCACCATCCGTGCAGAGCCAGCCGGTTCAGACTCCGTGGCAGCGGACACGGCCGGTCTGGTGGCCGATGTGTGGTCGCCCCTGCCGATCCGGGATGCTGCGGCCGACGTGATCATCAACGTCTTCGCTCCCCGCAACGCGACGGAATTCCACCGTATCCTCAGTCCGGACGGTCTTCTCGCCGTGGTGGTGCCGCACCCGACACACCTGCAGGAGTTGCGCGCGGCCGGCCTCGCACTCGACGTGCACGCCAACAAGGTGGACGGCCTGATCGACAGCCTGTCCGGCGGCTTCCGGCTGGAGTCTGCCGACGACATCTCCCGGGTGCTCTCGCTCTCGCCCACCGACGTCGGCGCCCTCATCGGCATGGGCCCGTCGTCGCACCACAGCGGCTCCCCCGCCAGCGTGGCTGCGCCTGCGCCCACAGACGTCACTGTCGCGTTCAGCCTGCTCGGCTTCCGCCGCACCGGAGCCTGA
- the glpK gene encoding glycerol kinase GlpK, with protein MAQYVLAIDQGTTSSRAIIFDHAGSIVSTGQLEHEQIFPRAGWVEHDPMEIWDNTREVIGQALSKANLTRHDIAAVGITNQRETAVVWDRTTGKPVYNAIVWQDTRTQPIVDRLAADGGVERFKQKVGLPLATYFSGTKIVWILENVEGAREKADAGDLMFGTTDSWVLWNLTGGLEGGVHATDVTNASRTLFMDLETLQWDDEILGIFGVPRSMMPEIRSSSEVYGTVNEHSLLREVPIAGILGDQQAATFGQAAFDQGEAKNTYGTGNFLIFNTGTEIIHSKNGLLTTLGYKLGDAEPHYALEGSIAVTGALVQWLRDNLGLIGSSEEIETLAASVDDNGGAYFVPAFSGLFAPYWRSDARGALVGLTRFVNKGHLARAALEATAFQTREVLDAVNADSGVPLTELKVDGGMIKNNLLMQFQADIIGVPVIRPVVAETTALGAAYAAGLATGFWSTLDELRSNWQEDSRWTPQMSEEESARQLRNWKKAVTKTFGWVDDDVL; from the coding sequence ATGGCTCAGTATGTTCTCGCCATTGATCAGGGCACCACAAGTTCACGCGCCATCATCTTCGACCACGCCGGCTCCATCGTCTCCACCGGTCAGCTCGAACACGAGCAGATCTTCCCCCGCGCCGGCTGGGTCGAACACGACCCCATGGAGATCTGGGACAACACCCGCGAGGTGATCGGCCAGGCGCTGTCCAAGGCCAACCTCACCCGGCACGACATCGCCGCCGTCGGGATCACCAACCAACGCGAGACCGCCGTGGTCTGGGACCGCACCACGGGCAAGCCGGTCTACAACGCCATCGTCTGGCAGGACACCCGCACCCAGCCCATCGTCGACCGTCTCGCGGCCGACGGCGGCGTGGAACGGTTCAAGCAGAAGGTCGGCCTACCGTTGGCCACCTACTTCTCCGGCACCAAAATCGTCTGGATCCTGGAGAACGTCGAGGGAGCCCGTGAGAAGGCCGACGCCGGCGACCTGATGTTCGGCACCACCGATTCCTGGGTGCTCTGGAACCTCACCGGCGGGCTCGAGGGAGGCGTACACGCCACCGACGTCACCAACGCCAGCCGCACCCTGTTCATGGACCTGGAGACGTTGCAGTGGGACGACGAGATCCTCGGGATCTTCGGCGTGCCGCGCTCGATGATGCCCGAGATCCGCTCCTCCAGCGAGGTCTACGGCACCGTCAACGAGCACAGCCTGCTGCGCGAGGTGCCCATCGCCGGCATCCTCGGCGACCAGCAGGCCGCCACCTTCGGCCAGGCCGCATTCGACCAGGGCGAGGCGAAGAACACCTACGGCACCGGTAACTTCCTGATCTTCAACACCGGCACCGAGATCATCCACTCCAAGAACGGCCTGCTCACCACGCTCGGCTACAAGCTCGGCGACGCCGAACCGCACTACGCGCTCGAGGGCTCCATCGCCGTCACCGGCGCGCTCGTGCAGTGGCTGCGTGACAACCTCGGCCTGATCGGCTCCTCAGAGGAGATCGAGACCCTGGCGGCGTCCGTGGACGACAACGGCGGCGCCTACTTCGTGCCGGCGTTCAGCGGCCTGTTCGCGCCGTACTGGCGGTCGGATGCCCGGGGCGCGCTCGTCGGCCTCACCCGGTTCGTGAACAAGGGCCACCTCGCCCGCGCGGCGTTGGAGGCCACGGCCTTCCAGACCCGCGAGGTCCTCGACGCGGTCAACGCCGACTCCGGCGTGCCACTGACCGAGCTCAAGGTGGACGGCGGCATGATCAAGAACAACCTGTTGATGCAGTTCCAGGCCGACATCATCGGCGTGCCGGTGATCCGGCCGGTGGTCGCCGAGACCACGGCACTCGGTGCCGCCTACGCGGCGGGTCTGGCGACGGGATTCTGGAGCACCCTGGACGAACTGCGCTCGAACTGGCAGGAGGACAGCCGCTGGACACCGCAGATGAGCGAGGAAGAGAGCGCCCGCCAGCTGCGCAACTGGAAGAAGGCCGTCACCAAGACCTTCGGTTGGGTCGACGACGACGTGCTGTAG
- a CDS encoding cytochrome c: MPRTQKPTAGRSRRSGRRSPLASVALIAIGLLFTGGAYAMFSTGTASAATDTASQQTVSEGEKLFAANCATCHGLSAEGTGAGPSLIGVGAASVDFQVGTGRMPMQANGPQAIVKPVQFTEEQTAALAAYVASLAPGPAIPAQELLDAQGDAASGAELFRINCAMCHNVAGAGGALTEGKYAPALDGVTPQHIYEAMVTGPQNMPVFNDMNISPEDKRDIITYLKYVENNPSPGGFALGSLGPVSEGLFLWIFGLGAIVALTVWITAKSN, translated from the coding sequence ATGCCCAGGACTCAGAAACCTACCGCCGGACGTTCCCGTCGTTCCGGCCGTCGCAGCCCTCTCGCGAGCGTCGCCCTCATTGCCATCGGACTGCTCTTCACAGGCGGCGCGTACGCGATGTTCAGCACCGGCACCGCCAGCGCAGCCACGGACACCGCATCCCAGCAGACCGTCAGCGAGGGCGAAAAACTCTTCGCTGCGAACTGCGCCACCTGCCACGGCCTCAGCGCAGAAGGCACCGGAGCCGGACCCAGCCTCATCGGCGTCGGAGCAGCCTCCGTCGACTTCCAGGTCGGAACCGGTCGCATGCCCATGCAGGCCAACGGCCCGCAGGCCATCGTCAAGCCCGTTCAGTTCACCGAGGAACAGACCGCAGCCCTGGCGGCCTACGTCGCCTCCCTCGCCCCCGGACCTGCCATTCCGGCCCAGGAGCTGCTCGACGCACAGGGAGACGCCGCATCCGGCGCCGAACTGTTCCGCATCAACTGCGCCATGTGCCACAACGTGGCCGGCGCGGGCGGCGCCCTCACCGAGGGCAAGTACGCCCCCGCTCTGGACGGCGTCACCCCGCAGCACATCTATGAGGCCATGGTCACCGGACCGCAGAACATGCCGGTCTTCAACGACATGAACATCTCGCCTGAGGACAAGCGCGACATCATCACGTACCTCAAGTACGTGGAGAACAACCCGTCGCCGGGCGGATTCGCCCTGGGCTCCCTCGGTCCCGTCTCCGAAGGCCTCTTCCTCTGGATCTTCGGACTGGGAGCCATCGTGGCCCTGACCGTGTGGATCACGGCGAAATCGAATTGA
- the trpD gene encoding anthranilate phosphoribosyltransferase, which translates to MLESQSWPNILDALLSGADLSVADAAWCMERIVLGEASQAQIAGFLIALRAKGETVDEIVGFRDAILDHAVPLKVNSMGLDIVGTGGDRFGTVNVSTMASIVCAAAGVPVIKHGNKAASSASGSSDVLAELGIDLSLSADVVATVLEDTGITFAFAAAFHPGFRHAAAVRAELGIPTVFNFLGPLVNPARPEASAVGVAALDRVPLFVGVFQTRGATALVFRGDDGLDELTTTGHSHVWEVSRGLVTEHDIDPRDLGIPRATMSQLVGGSPAHNASVVHAVLAGETGPVRDIVLLNAAAGLVAYDLAHDPAQSQVSILDRFRAKLVVAADAIDSGAGAAKLAQWVHASHA; encoded by the coding sequence ATGCTCGAATCCCAGTCCTGGCCCAACATTCTCGACGCCCTGCTCAGCGGGGCCGACCTCAGCGTGGCCGATGCCGCCTGGTGCATGGAACGGATCGTGCTCGGAGAGGCCAGTCAGGCCCAGATCGCCGGATTCCTGATCGCCCTGCGAGCCAAGGGGGAGACGGTCGATGAGATCGTGGGCTTCCGGGACGCCATTCTGGATCACGCGGTGCCGCTCAAGGTGAACTCCATGGGCCTGGACATCGTGGGGACGGGCGGCGACAGGTTCGGCACCGTCAACGTCTCCACCATGGCGTCCATCGTGTGCGCGGCGGCGGGTGTTCCCGTGATCAAGCACGGCAACAAGGCCGCGAGCTCGGCTTCGGGCTCCTCCGATGTTCTCGCCGAACTGGGAATCGACCTCAGTCTCTCCGCGGATGTGGTCGCCACCGTCCTGGAGGACACCGGCATCACCTTCGCCTTCGCGGCCGCGTTCCACCCCGGGTTCCGGCATGCGGCCGCCGTGCGGGCCGAGCTGGGCATTCCCACGGTCTTCAATTTCCTCGGTCCCCTCGTCAATCCGGCTCGCCCGGAGGCCTCGGCCGTGGGTGTCGCGGCGCTCGACCGGGTGCCCCTCTTCGTGGGCGTGTTCCAGACCCGCGGCGCCACCGCGCTGGTCTTCCGCGGTGACGACGGCCTCGACGAACTCACCACCACCGGCCACAGTCACGTGTGGGAGGTGTCACGGGGCCTGGTCACCGAGCACGACATCGACCCGCGCGATCTGGGTATCCCGCGGGCCACCATGAGCCAGTTGGTGGGTGGCTCGCCGGCCCACAACGCCTCCGTGGTGCACGCGGTGCTCGCGGGGGAGACCGGCCCGGTGCGTGACATCGTGTTGCTGAACGCGGCGGCGGGTCTCGTGGCCTACGACCTCGCCCACGACCCGGCCCAGTCCCAGGTGAGCATCCTGGACCGGTTCCGGGCCAAGCTCGTTGTGGCGGCCGACGCCATCGACTCCGGGGCCGGTGCGGCGAAATTAGCCCAGTGGGTGCACGCCAGTCACGCCTGA
- a CDS encoding ubiquinol-cytochrome c reductase iron-sulfur subunit: MASDETSGKDLTAADSSGVEHGTAAAGTAVVARDAVANPGFPPHRPRVTDLDPRKEKQAERTVYTLFYLSIVGSVFAIAAYMIFPIVPEDPGSVRLNNLFIGIGLALALLALGIGAVHWGKALMHDEEGIDERHPVRGTDETRARAVEIFQEANTESGFGRRTLIRNSLIGALVVFPLPAVVLFRGLAPQDQDPVALLKQTMWEKGTRLALDPSGAPIKASDVTLGSSFAVIPEGLMDLEHGRLEEKAKSVVILVRMKPQDLIESPERASWSYDGIVAYSKICTHVGCPVGLYEQQTHHLLCPCHQSQFNVADEAKVIFGPAKRPLPQLPIAVDAEGYLIAQSDFLEPVGPSFWERQ; encoded by the coding sequence ATGGCCAGCGATGAGACCAGCGGAAAGGACCTGACCGCTGCCGACTCTTCGGGCGTCGAGCACGGCACCGCCGCCGCGGGTACCGCCGTCGTCGCACGCGACGCCGTGGCCAACCCCGGCTTCCCGCCGCACCGGCCGCGCGTCACCGACCTGGACCCCCGCAAGGAGAAGCAGGCCGAGCGCACCGTCTACACGCTCTTCTACCTGTCGATCGTGGGCAGCGTGTTCGCCATCGCCGCGTACATGATCTTCCCGATCGTCCCCGAGGACCCGGGTTCCGTCCGCCTGAACAACCTGTTCATCGGCATCGGACTGGCCCTGGCCCTGTTGGCGCTGGGAATCGGTGCTGTGCACTGGGGCAAGGCCCTGATGCACGACGAAGAAGGCATCGACGAGCGTCACCCGGTCCGCGGCACCGACGAGACCCGTGCGCGCGCCGTGGAGATCTTCCAGGAAGCGAACACCGAGTCCGGCTTCGGCCGCCGCACGCTGATCCGCAACAGCCTGATCGGCGCCCTGGTGGTCTTCCCCCTCCCCGCCGTCGTGCTGTTCCGCGGACTCGCACCGCAGGACCAGGACCCGGTCGCTCTGCTCAAGCAGACCATGTGGGAGAAGGGCACCCGCCTGGCGCTCGACCCCTCCGGCGCCCCGATCAAGGCATCGGACGTCACCCTGGGTTCCTCGTTCGCCGTGATCCCCGAGGGCCTGATGGACCTCGAACACGGACGCCTCGAAGAAAAGGCCAAGTCGGTCGTGATCCTCGTGCGCATGAAGCCGCAGGACCTCATCGAGTCGCCGGAGCGCGCCAGCTGGTCATACGACGGCATCGTCGCGTATTCCAAGATCTGCACCCACGTCGGCTGCCCCGTCGGCCTCTACGAACAGCAGACGCACCATCTCCTCTGCCCCTGCCACCAGTCACAGTTCAATGTGGCTGATGAGGCCAAGGTCATCTTCGGCCCGGCCAAGCGTCCGCTCCCCCAGCTCCCCATTGCGGTGGATGCCGAGGGATACTTGATCGCACAAAGCGATTTCCTTGAACCAGTCGGACCGAGCTTTTGGGAGCGACAGTGA
- a CDS encoding cytochrome b: protein MKPAETKKSGGFTGAAANYIDERTSISTAVKELGRKIFPDHWSFLLGEVALYSFVIILLSGSFLTFFFQASMAEVHYDGSYVPLKGVEMSVAMASSLDISFDVRGGLLMRQVHHWAALLFVASIGLHMLRIYFTGAFRKPRELNWVIGFVLFILAMAEGFTGYSLPDDLLSGNGLRIIDGMVKGIPVVGTWISFLLFGGEFPGTDIVGRLYSLHILLLPAIIVALIAMHLLFVVVHKHTQYPGAGRTNNNVVGYPVLPVYAAKAGGFFFIVFGVVMLMASFFTINPIWNYGPYDPSPVSAGTQPDWYIGFADGALRLIPPGLEWVWLGHTWSFNILIPLVGLGLFIAVVLFYPFLEAWVTGDKREHHVLDRPRNAPTRTAIGAAGVTFYAGLWAAASSDIIATHFKLTMEGVIHTLQAVVILGPFIAYFITKRVCLALQKKDREIVLHGYESGRIVRLPGGEYIEVHQPVDEYERWKLVSYNDYKPLTVKPNAQGKISGVQKVRAGLSRWFFEDRIAPVGTKEIEESHGDHH from the coding sequence ATGAAACCCGCCGAGACGAAGAAGTCCGGCGGCTTCACCGGCGCCGCGGCCAACTACATCGACGAGCGCACGAGCATCTCCACCGCGGTCAAGGAACTGGGTCGCAAGATCTTCCCTGACCACTGGTCGTTCCTGCTGGGCGAGGTGGCGCTGTACAGCTTCGTCATCATCCTGCTCTCGGGGTCTTTCCTGACGTTCTTCTTCCAGGCGTCGATGGCCGAGGTGCACTACGACGGTTCCTACGTCCCGCTCAAGGGCGTGGAGATGTCGGTGGCCATGGCCTCATCGCTCGATATCTCCTTCGATGTGCGCGGCGGACTCCTGATGCGCCAGGTACACCACTGGGCGGCCCTGCTGTTCGTGGCCTCCATCGGCCTACACATGCTGCGCATCTACTTCACGGGTGCTTTCCGCAAGCCGCGTGAACTCAACTGGGTGATCGGCTTCGTGCTCTTCATCCTCGCCATGGCAGAGGGCTTCACCGGCTACTCGCTCCCCGACGACCTGCTCTCCGGAAACGGCCTGCGCATCATCGACGGCATGGTCAAGGGCATCCCCGTCGTGGGCACCTGGATCTCGTTCCTCCTCTTCGGCGGCGAGTTCCCGGGCACCGATATCGTGGGCCGCCTGTACTCCCTGCACATCCTGCTGCTGCCGGCGATCATCGTGGCGCTGATAGCCATGCACTTGCTTTTCGTGGTTGTGCACAAGCACACCCAGTACCCCGGAGCCGGTCGCACGAACAACAACGTCGTCGGCTACCCGGTGCTTCCGGTCTACGCCGCGAAGGCCGGTGGGTTCTTCTTCATCGTCTTCGGCGTCGTGATGCTGATGGCCTCGTTCTTCACCATCAACCCGATCTGGAACTACGGACCGTACGACCCGTCCCCGGTTTCCGCCGGAACCCAGCCGGACTGGTACATCGGCTTCGCCGACGGTGCCCTTCGTCTGATCCCGCCGGGACTCGAGTGGGTCTGGCTCGGACACACCTGGTCGTTCAACATCCTGATCCCCCTCGTGGGCCTGGGTCTGTTCATCGCCGTGGTGCTGTTCTACCCGTTCCTCGAGGCCTGGGTCACGGGCGACAAGCGCGAGCACCACGTCCTGGACCGCCCGCGAAACGCTCCGACCCGCACGGCGATCGGCGCCGCCGGTGTCACGTTCTACGCGGGCCTCTGGGCCGCGGCGTCGTCGGACATCATCGCCACGCACTTCAAGCTGACGATGGAAGGCGTGATCCACACCCTGCAGGCCGTCGTCATCCTCGGCCCGTTCATCGCGTACTTCATCACCAAGCGCGTGTGCCTGGCCCTGCAGAAGAAGGACCGTGAGATCGTGCTGCACGGCTACGAGTCCGGACGCATCGTCCGCCTGCCCGGCGGCGAGTACATCGAGGTGCACCAGCCCGTCGACGAGTACGAGCGCTGGAAGCTGGTGAGCTACAACGACTACAAGCCGTTGACGGTGAAGCCGAACGCCCAGGGGAAGATCTCCGGCGTGCAGAAGGTCCGTGCGGGTCTGTCCCGCTGGTTCTTCGAAGACCGGATCGCTCCGGTGGGCACGAAGGAAATCGAAGAGAGCCACGGCGATCACCACTAG
- a CDS encoding cytochrome c oxidase subunit 3, which produces MRKTCAVIGHNGIVTTTSITPRATLPVVNRPNSVAVGTIVWLGSEVMFFAGLFAIYFTLRSTSPELWQFETEKHNFTFALVNTLILVSSSVTCQFGVFAAERLQARSTGWKPSQWGMVEWFFLTYALGAIFVSGQVLEYATLVSEGVTLASNAYGSAFYLTTGFHGIHVTGGLIAFLLVIGRGFAVKNFGHKEATSAIVVSYYWHFVDVVWIGLFLVIYVLK; this is translated from the coding sequence ATGAGAAAAACCTGTGCGGTAATCGGCCATAATGGAATAGTGACGACGACCTCAATTACTCCTCGGGCGACCCTCCCCGTTGTGAACAGGCCCAACAGCGTGGCGGTTGGCACCATTGTCTGGCTGGGCAGCGAGGTCATGTTCTTCGCTGGCCTCTTCGCCATCTACTTCACGCTGCGTTCGACGTCGCCGGAGTTATGGCAGTTCGAGACGGAGAAGCACAACTTCACCTTCGCCCTCGTGAACACGCTGATCCTGGTGTCCTCCTCGGTCACCTGCCAGTTCGGCGTCTTCGCGGCCGAACGCCTGCAGGCCCGGTCCACCGGATGGAAGCCCAGCCAGTGGGGCATGGTCGAGTGGTTCTTCCTCACCTACGCCCTCGGCGCGATCTTCGTCTCCGGCCAGGTCCTCGAGTACGCCACGCTGGTCTCCGAAGGCGTCACCCTGGCCTCGAACGCCTACGGCTCTGCGTTCTACCTGACCACCGGTTTCCACGGCATCCACGTGACCGGCGGACTCATCGCCTTCCTCCTCGTGATCGGCCGCGGCTTCGCGGTCAAGAACTTCGGTCACAAGGAAGCCACCAGCGCCATCGTGGTCTCGTACTACTGGCACTTCGTCGACGTCGTCTGGATCGGGCTCTTCCTGGTCATCTACGTTCTTAAATAA